From a region of the Defluviitalea raffinosedens genome:
- a CDS encoding ABC transporter ATP-binding protein yields MSPIVELKSVVKNYHTPSGETKALDQLNLSIGEGEFISIIGPSGCGKSTILSLIAGLIEPSSGEVLVFGKKVKGTTSKVGYMLQKDHLFEWRTILRNVYLGLEIQNKLTDENIAYANHLLDIYDLAEFKNHFPSELSGGMRQRAALIRTLAVKPDILLLDEPFSALDYQTRLSVADEIGSIIKKENKTAILVTHDIAEAISMADKVVVLTQRPAKIKAIHEIHLSVEDRTPLKSREAPEFREYFNLLWKELKSDEE; encoded by the coding sequence ATGTCACCAATTGTTGAACTTAAATCAGTTGTCAAAAACTATCATACACCTTCGGGCGAAACCAAAGCATTGGATCAATTGAATCTTTCTATTGGCGAAGGGGAATTTATAAGTATTATAGGGCCCAGTGGATGCGGCAAATCCACTATTCTTTCTCTTATCGCAGGTTTGATTGAACCTTCTTCAGGAGAAGTGCTGGTTTTTGGGAAAAAAGTAAAAGGGACTACTTCAAAAGTTGGATATATGCTTCAAAAGGATCATCTTTTTGAATGGCGCACCATTCTCAGGAATGTATATTTAGGACTTGAAATTCAAAATAAGCTAACGGACGAAAATATAGCTTATGCCAATCATCTCCTGGATATTTACGACTTAGCAGAATTCAAAAATCATTTTCCTTCAGAATTATCCGGCGGAATGAGGCAGAGGGCAGCTTTAATCAGAACCCTGGCAGTAAAACCCGATATTCTTCTTCTGGATGAGCCTTTTTCAGCTTTGGATTATCAAACCAGATTGTCTGTAGCAGATGAAATAGGAAGCATTATAAAGAAAGAGAATAAAACGGCAATACTTGTCACTCATGATATTGCGGAAGCTATTAGCATGGCCGATAAGGTAGTCGTGTTAACCCAAAGGCCAGCTAAGATTAAAGCAATCCATGAAATTCATTTATCTGTTGAGGACAGAACACCTCTTAAATCCAGGGAAGCTCCTGAATTTAGAGAATATTTTAACCTCTTGTGGAAGGAGTTGAAGTCCGATGAAGAGTAA
- a CDS encoding amidohydrolase family protein codes for MIIDVHTHCFDNVIAKKAISVLSKKSGIPAHTDGTVSDLIRSMDESHIDISVIQPIATKPKQTEVINRWGTSINNERIISFGTIHPEYPNWKSEIRYLASCKVKGIKFHPDYQEFFVDDPKLFPIYEEVFSHNMIALFHAGIDIGLPEPCHCTPKGLRNIVRTFKGARIIAAHMGGCGLWNEVEKYLVGEDIYFDTSYTSHALDLDFMTRIIKNHGVDQILFGTDSPWGNQDSEVEFIRSLHLNDEDKDKILGKNAIKVLGLQL; via the coding sequence ATGATTATCGATGTACATACCCATTGTTTTGATAATGTCATTGCTAAGAAAGCAATTAGTGTTTTGTCGAAAAAGTCGGGGATTCCAGCCCATACGGATGGGACAGTTTCTGATTTGATAAGGTCCATGGATGAAAGTCATATAGACATCAGTGTCATTCAGCCTATTGCCACCAAGCCGAAACAGACCGAAGTGATTAACCGCTGGGGCACTTCTATTAATAACGAAAGGATTATATCCTTTGGAACAATTCATCCGGAATATCCCAACTGGAAAAGTGAAATACGGTATCTGGCTTCCTGCAAAGTTAAGGGGATAAAATTTCACCCGGATTATCAGGAATTTTTCGTGGATGATCCCAAACTTTTTCCAATATATGAGGAAGTCTTTAGCCATAATATGATTGCTTTGTTTCATGCAGGAATAGATATTGGACTTCCCGAACCCTGTCATTGCACTCCTAAGGGGTTAAGAAATATAGTCAGAACTTTTAAGGGAGCCAGGATTATTGCCGCCCATATGGGGGGATGCGGTTTATGGAATGAAGTAGAGAAGTATCTTGTAGGAGAAGATATTTATTTTGATACATCCTATACTTCCCATGCTTTAGATTTAGATTTTATGACAAGAATCATTAAAAACCATGGAGTAGATCAGATCCTTTTTGGGACGGATTCTCCCTGGGGAAATCAGGACAGTGAGGTGGAGTTTATCAGATCTCTTCATCTAAATGATGAAGATAAAGATAAAATCTTAGGGAAAAATGCAATAAAAGTTTTAGGATTGCAGTTATAA
- a CDS encoding type II toxin-antitoxin system PemK/MazF family toxin, with protein MVVKRGDVFYADLSPVIGSEQGGVRPVLIVQNDIGNKYSPTVICAAITSQINKAKLPTHIEVDAASYELVKDSVVLLEQIRTIDKKRLKEKICHLDKELMKKVDKGLAISFGL; from the coding sequence GTGGTTGTGAAACGAGGAGATGTATTTTATGCTGACTTAAGCCCTGTTATCGGATCTGAACAAGGAGGTGTACGCCCGGTACTCATTGTGCAAAACGATATAGGCAATAAATATAGCCCTACTGTTATATGTGCTGCCATTACATCACAAATCAATAAGGCTAAATTACCAACTCATATTGAGGTGGATGCAGCCTCTTATGAGTTGGTAAAAGATTCGGTTGTTTTGTTAGAGCAAATACGAACGATTGATAAAAAAAGACTGAAAGAAAAAATATGTCACCTGGATAAAGAACTTATGAAAAAAGTGGATAAAGGTTTAGCCATAAGTTTTGGATTGTAA
- the alr gene encoding alanine racemase: MTQEFYRVIAEINLDAIAHNIHQIKNQVSEDTEIMAIVKADAYGHGAVEVSRVLIENGVHRLAVAILDEGEQLRKNNISVPILILGYTALEQAEEIVYYDFIQTVFSYDMAKAISDAAVRQSKTAAIHIKIDTGMGRIGLQPNQDSVNLIKEISKLPNLQIEGIFTHFSSADEKDPSFTELQFSRFTSFISQLEKEGVYIPIKHCSNSAGFIGYKNMHMNLIRPGIILYGLYPSDEVKKDTIHLKPAMTLKSQVVFIKEVDEDVPISYSRKFVTRRKTKVATIPVGYADGYSRRLSNKGRVLIKGKYAPIIGNICMDQFMVDVSDIPDVGVGDEVVLMGTQGEMTIGAEEIANHIDTINYEVICMVGKRIPRVYKQHEAIIKKINYVNELDETLNTQNVFGKDEKFA, encoded by the coding sequence ATGACGCAAGAATTCTACCGTGTGATTGCAGAGATTAATTTGGATGCAATCGCACATAATATACATCAGATTAAAAATCAAGTTTCAGAAGATACAGAAATCATGGCCATTGTAAAAGCAGATGCTTATGGCCACGGAGCAGTTGAAGTAAGCAGAGTACTTATAGAGAATGGCGTACACAGACTGGCGGTTGCCATTTTGGATGAGGGCGAACAATTAAGAAAAAATAATATTAGCGTGCCGATACTTATTTTGGGCTATACTGCACTAGAGCAGGCAGAAGAAATCGTCTACTATGATTTTATTCAGACCGTATTTTCCTATGATATGGCAAAAGCTATTTCTGATGCGGCCGTAAGACAAAGTAAAACCGCTGCGATTCATATAAAAATTGATACTGGAATGGGCAGAATCGGATTACAGCCTAATCAGGATTCAGTGAATTTAATTAAAGAAATAAGCAAATTGCCTAATCTTCAGATTGAGGGCATTTTTACCCATTTTTCTTCTGCAGATGAAAAAGATCCTTCCTTTACAGAATTACAGTTTAGCCGTTTTACTTCTTTTATTAGTCAGTTGGAAAAAGAAGGTGTTTACATTCCAATTAAACATTGTTCCAACAGCGCTGGTTTTATTGGCTATAAAAATATGCATATGAATTTAATTCGTCCGGGAATTATTTTATATGGATTGTATCCTTCAGATGAAGTAAAGAAAGACACCATCCATTTAAAGCCTGCGATGACTTTAAAGTCTCAGGTAGTTTTTATAAAAGAAGTAGATGAAGATGTCCCCATAAGTTATAGCCGAAAATTTGTCACCAGGAGAAAAACTAAGGTTGCTACCATTCCAGTCGGATATGCAGATGGATATTCAAGGCGATTGTCAAATAAAGGAAGAGTGCTAATCAAAGGAAAATATGCACCCATAATAGGGAATATTTGCATGGATCAGTTTATGGTAGATGTATCGGATATCCCTGATGTAGGGGTAGGGGATGAAGTGGTTCTGATGGGTACGCAGGGCGAAATGACGATAGGGGCAGAGGAAATTGCAAATCATATAGATACAATCAATTATGAAGTCATTTGTATGGTAGGGAAAAGAATCCCAAGAGTTTATAAACAGCATGAAGCCATCATCAAAAAGATCAATTATGTGAATGAGTTGGATGAAACTCTAAATACACAAAATGTCTTTGGTAAAGATGAAAAATTTGCATAA
- a CDS encoding germination lipoprotein GerS-related protein: protein MKKSGILFIIPILTMICTVLAACSTGGTPKSPMEKIQEKLTTMESYACIADVTYISNKGKNTYKTKQYYKMSGEYRIEITDPEQVKGLVTVFDGKKVMQYNPRILGEAVNEIPQSKNTYEIFLGTFVKNYLQSEEVTLEVFNNNNDEYTVLEAMIPEGGKYLATEKLWISNKTLNPAQLVIYDTEGKERIIVKYGEFKYNVDLDASMFQLKPSAEKD, encoded by the coding sequence GTGAAGAAATCGGGGATTTTATTTATTATACCCATCCTTACTATGATTTGCACCGTTTTGGCTGCTTGTTCTACTGGAGGAACCCCAAAATCACCTATGGAAAAAATTCAGGAAAAACTAACGACAATGGAAAGTTATGCATGTATTGCGGATGTAACGTATATTTCAAATAAAGGCAAAAATACATACAAGACAAAGCAATATTATAAAATGAGTGGAGAATACAGAATAGAAATCACTGATCCAGAACAGGTGAAAGGGCTGGTCACAGTATTCGATGGAAAAAAAGTCATGCAGTATAACCCCCGAATTCTTGGAGAAGCAGTGAATGAAATACCCCAATCAAAGAATACCTATGAAATATTTCTGGGAACATTTGTGAAAAATTATCTTCAATCAGAAGAAGTTACTTTAGAAGTTTTCAATAACAATAATGATGAATATACTGTTTTAGAAGCAATGATCCCTGAAGGTGGCAAATATCTTGCTACAGAGAAACTATGGATATCCAACAAGACTTTGAACCCGGCACAGTTGGTAATATATGACACCGAAGGAAAAGAAAGAATTATTGTTAAATATGGAGAATTTAAGTATAATGTTGATTTAGATGCTAGTATGTTTCAATTGAAGCCATCAGCAGAGAAAGACTGA
- a CDS encoding NAD(P)H-hydrate dehydratase — protein sequence MKVCSGKEMKQIDETAIHKIGIPGIVLMENAVLAVVNEIKKDLQNIPKANVVIFCGQGNNGGDGLGVARHLHNCGMDVTIIFIGDPLLLKDDARTNYNIAEKLQIPKIILNKDALIDDQIATLIEKSDLIVDAIFGTGLSKPVSGIFNDLIDLINFYGKYILAIDIPSGIDSETGAIMGNAVKAHKTVTLALPKIGLYVYPGTEYVGELVIADIGIPKEVIDHAQLKMNVLREEEVNSFIPPRFPRSNKGTYGRVQVMAGSKGMTGAAALTCQGAFRSGAGLVSLGVPESITDILQEKLTEVITVAVHDEDGKFCRESFDDIKPYLKKATVIAAGPGIGQGPQVTEFMRRLIKHARIPLVIDADGINAIAKNIDMLRNLKVPVVLTPHPGEMGRLINKSTEEVLANPIDTVREFCHKWHVILVLKDAKTIIGDPDGQIYINLTGNPGMSTAGAGDVLTGIIAGLIGQGLNPYKAAVLGTFIHGKAGDLAAADLGQHGMLAGDICNYVPKAMKLYYPSS from the coding sequence ATGAAGGTATGTAGTGGAAAAGAAATGAAGCAAATTGATGAAACTGCTATTCATAAAATAGGCATCCCGGGAATTGTGCTGATGGAAAATGCAGTATTGGCTGTCGTTAATGAAATCAAAAAGGATTTGCAAAATATCCCCAAAGCCAATGTTGTAATCTTTTGTGGCCAGGGCAACAACGGCGGAGATGGGTTAGGCGTAGCAAGACATCTTCATAATTGCGGCATGGATGTAACTATAATCTTCATAGGGGACCCTCTTTTGTTAAAAGATGATGCAAGAACCAATTATAATATTGCAGAGAAATTGCAGATTCCGAAAATCATTTTAAATAAGGATGCTTTGATTGATGACCAGATCGCTACGCTTATTGAAAAAAGCGATTTGATTGTGGATGCAATTTTTGGAACGGGGCTATCGAAGCCTGTCAGCGGTATTTTCAATGATCTAATTGATTTAATCAATTTTTATGGGAAATATATCCTTGCTATTGATATTCCTTCCGGTATTGACTCAGAAACAGGGGCCATTATGGGGAATGCAGTTAAGGCTCATAAAACCGTTACTTTAGCCTTGCCTAAGATTGGACTTTATGTCTATCCTGGGACAGAATATGTGGGAGAACTGGTCATTGCGGACATAGGTATTCCCAAAGAAGTGATTGACCATGCTCAATTGAAAATGAATGTTTTAAGGGAAGAAGAAGTAAATAGTTTTATCCCCCCCAGATTTCCAAGAAGCAATAAAGGGACTTATGGCAGAGTTCAGGTGATGGCCGGTTCTAAAGGGATGACAGGAGCAGCGGCTTTGACCTGTCAGGGGGCATTCAGATCAGGAGCAGGATTGGTAAGTTTAGGTGTTCCTGAAAGTATTACAGATATTCTGCAAGAAAAATTAACGGAGGTGATCACGGTCGCTGTTCATGACGAAGATGGGAAATTCTGCAGAGAAAGCTTTGATGATATTAAGCCGTATCTGAAGAAAGCGACAGTGATTGCAGCAGGTCCAGGTATTGGTCAAGGACCTCAAGTTACAGAATTTATGAGACGGCTGATTAAACATGCGAGAATTCCTTTAGTAATCGATGCAGATGGCATTAATGCCATTGCCAAGAATATCGATATGTTAAGAAACTTAAAAGTACCTGTGGTATTGACCCCTCATCCAGGAGAAATGGGAAGATTGATTAACAAGAGTACAGAAGAAGTTTTAGCCAATCCAATTGATACTGTAAGGGAATTCTGCCATAAATGGCACGTTATACTGGTATTAAAGGATGCAAAGACCATCATAGGCGATCCGGACGGGCAAATCTACATCAATCTTACCGGAAATCCCGGTATGTCCACAGCGGGGGCAGGAGATGTATTAACAGGGATTATAGCAGGACTTATTGGGCAAGGGTTAAATCCTTATAAAGCAGCGGTACTCGGCACATTCATCCATGGAAAAGCAGGGGATTTGGCAGCTGCTGATCTGGGACAGCATGGAATGCTGGCCGGAGATATCTGCAATTATGTACCGAAAGCAATGAAACTTTATTACCCATCCAGTTAA
- the acpS gene encoding holo-ACP synthase: protein MILGIGTDIIEIRRIEEAVRRNERFLKKCFTEQEQKLFQERKNSFNTIAATFAAKEAVAKAFGTGFRNFGLRDIEVLRDDMGKPYVLTYGNAKKLAEELKVSKIFITLSHCREYAVAYAIVQKEEN, encoded by the coding sequence GTGATTCTGGGGATCGGAACAGATATCATTGAAATTAGAAGAATTGAGGAAGCCGTTAGAAGAAATGAGCGATTTCTAAAAAAGTGTTTTACCGAGCAGGAGCAAAAGCTCTTCCAAGAAAGAAAAAATAGTTTTAACACTATAGCTGCCACTTTTGCGGCTAAAGAAGCTGTTGCCAAGGCATTCGGTACGGGATTTAGAAACTTTGGACTGCGTGATATAGAAGTACTTAGGGATGATATGGGCAAGCCTTATGTACTTACATACGGAAATGCGAAAAAACTGGCAGAAGAACTTAAAGTTTCGAAAATTTTTATTACTCTATCCCATTGCAGGGAATATGCTGTAGCATATGCCATTGTACAAAAGGAGGAGAATTGA
- a CDS encoding coiled-coil domain-containing protein, which translates to MNFPWNKNKKKADLDMEMLRHSRVPILILDKVWHNIFPPEKKTKTIRDLEERLGNLLKQQGQLNNDLKDYLKLKKKLMDGILELTTEAFNNENEAAKKEMEKNQKYILEINEKIEEIQNRLATIPEEIQEVNGKLLEESVKICYGEMKEHQKALEELNEWIEKTRELLKAKLEEKTIHEEKASQIYSYLHDLVGADFIDYLDKNYWR; encoded by the coding sequence ATGAATTTTCCGTGGAACAAGAATAAAAAGAAGGCTGATCTGGATATGGAAATGCTTCGGCATAGTCGGGTTCCGATTTTAATTTTAGACAAAGTGTGGCATAATATTTTTCCTCCCGAAAAGAAAACAAAAACCATCCGTGACTTGGAAGAAAGACTTGGTAATTTGCTTAAGCAGCAAGGGCAGCTGAATAATGACCTGAAAGATTATTTAAAGTTAAAGAAAAAATTAATGGATGGAATACTTGAGCTTACTACAGAAGCTTTTAACAATGAAAATGAAGCGGCTAAAAAAGAGATGGAAAAGAATCAAAAGTATATTTTAGAGATTAATGAAAAAATAGAAGAAATACAGAACCGGCTGGCTACGATTCCGGAAGAAATCCAGGAAGTCAACGGAAAGTTGCTCGAAGAAAGTGTTAAAATTTGTTACGGAGAAATGAAAGAACATCAAAAAGCTTTAGAGGAATTAAATGAGTGGATTGAAAAAACCAGAGAACTTTTAAAAGCAAAATTGGAAGAAAAGACGATTCATGAAGAAAAAGCATCTCAAATTTATTCTTATTTACATGATTTGGTAGGTGCAGATTTTATCGATTATTTGGATAAGAATTATTGGCGGTGA
- a CDS encoding GNAT family N-acetyltransferase: MINIRKAHKKDIEILSISWNELILFHKSKNIIFPITQDWKKLKEEELEWIIESRQVLIYVAEADAKVIGYIRGSIRKIPPLYDIKNEGSIEEIYIMPEYRRRGLATQLVRCIMEDFKEKEVDYIDIHVDQDNDIGQKFWDGLGFSTVSTHKRYQMGREKENEFSVEQE; the protein is encoded by the coding sequence ATGATTAACATAAGAAAAGCGCATAAAAAGGACATAGAGATCTTAAGTATTTCATGGAATGAATTGATATTGTTTCATAAGAGCAAAAATATTATTTTCCCAATAACTCAAGACTGGAAGAAACTCAAAGAAGAAGAATTGGAATGGATTATTGAAAGCAGGCAAGTCTTGATCTACGTAGCAGAAGCAGATGCAAAAGTGATAGGCTACATCAGAGGAAGTATACGGAAAATCCCTCCATTATACGATATAAAAAATGAGGGAAGTATTGAGGAAATATATATTATGCCAGAATATAGAAGAAGAGGATTGGCAACTCAGCTCGTCCGTTGTATTATGGAAGATTTTAAGGAGAAGGAAGTGGATTATATCGATATACATGTTGATCAAGATAATGATATTGGGCAGAAATTTTGGGACGGTTTAGGCTTTAGCACAGTTTCAACTCATAAAAGATATCAAATGGGGAGGGAGAAGGAGAATGAATTTTCCGTGGAACAAGAATAA
- a CDS encoding S-layer homology domain-containing protein, with protein MKKSIYTAGFIIFLFIMFSSSVEAQARKEYGAPLGTYEGDQGVKIVSFSKNWTSQEKLKSIYDELLKNFHGEELNFLSTIYIYPDSPDGVAGNYFEDYDINSEGKYVYKKGRYIEIFNGDQYKDVSQLAWVLSHEYGHHFTLYYLLTKENKHFNQWEQTKYAKIRGLTNYKEVEYYSVNDTGYIHKWDVAEIAAEDYVQLFGSPTAKKSVDYKDVKERVEQNIKDYYYSTDSFNLLPQENLSIPLAADVPGLYLYWLRMAGYTTVEPTLPTKPTLTIKKVGEIMPGYPQYEISWEPISDGKNYEYTLISYPVDDNHFPRPVKTVVTGEPMRAYIGSAVSRNKDTNNLILDDQYKGEYYFRLFIKDPKGFMFSTEPIKFKFEEISKKPLYLMTDVPDHHWAKEAITTVVDHDIAKGYEDGSFKPENKVTKAEFMTMLIRSTDHKLTKKNNEDHWFVKQGYFDAAKKMKLVSEADYGTNFSKLKYDDTLTRDEMAAMVGNFLKYLGYTNSVGQNFNFSDAKNIQHKKELGIAFYYSILSGYPDRTFRPSGKVTRAEAAAIITKLLKLTGG; from the coding sequence ATGAAAAAAAGTATTTATACAGCTGGTTTTATTATTTTTCTGTTTATTATGTTCAGCAGCAGCGTTGAAGCACAGGCAAGAAAAGAATATGGAGCCCCTCTTGGTACATATGAAGGAGACCAAGGTGTTAAAATCGTTAGTTTTTCAAAAAACTGGACCTCTCAGGAAAAGTTAAAAAGCATTTATGATGAGCTTTTAAAAAATTTCCACGGAGAAGAGTTGAATTTTCTATCTACTATATATATATATCCTGATTCTCCGGATGGTGTTGCAGGAAATTATTTTGAAGATTATGATATTAACAGCGAAGGCAAATATGTATACAAGAAAGGCCGTTACATAGAAATATTTAATGGGGACCAATATAAAGATGTATCCCAATTGGCGTGGGTATTATCCCATGAATACGGACATCACTTCACACTGTATTATCTGCTGACCAAAGAAAATAAACATTTTAATCAATGGGAGCAAACAAAGTATGCTAAAATCAGAGGCCTGACCAATTACAAAGAGGTGGAATATTATTCGGTGAATGATACAGGATATATTCACAAATGGGATGTAGCAGAAATTGCAGCAGAAGACTACGTCCAGCTTTTTGGTTCTCCAACGGCTAAAAAGTCCGTAGATTATAAAGATGTTAAGGAAAGAGTTGAGCAGAATATAAAAGATTATTATTATTCCACTGACAGTTTTAATCTTCTGCCACAAGAGAATTTATCCATACCTCTGGCGGCAGATGTACCTGGTCTTTACTTATACTGGCTGAGGATGGCTGGTTATACCACTGTAGAGCCAACCCTCCCCACAAAGCCTACATTAACGATTAAAAAAGTGGGAGAAATTATGCCGGGATATCCACAATATGAAATATCCTGGGAGCCTATATCTGATGGAAAAAATTACGAATATACATTGATTTCTTATCCTGTAGATGACAATCATTTTCCAAGGCCTGTTAAAACTGTTGTGACAGGAGAACCGATGAGAGCTTATATTGGCAGCGCCGTAAGCCGTAATAAAGATACGAACAATTTAATCCTGGATGATCAATATAAGGGAGAATATTATTTCAGGCTCTTCATAAAAGATCCAAAAGGATTTATGTTTTCTACGGAACCGATAAAATTCAAATTCGAAGAAATCTCGAAAAAACCTTTGTATCTGATGACCGATGTTCCGGATCATCATTGGGCAAAAGAAGCAATTACAACAGTAGTGGATCATGATATTGCCAAAGGATATGAAGATGGATCTTTTAAACCGGAGAATAAGGTTACAAAGGCGGAATTCATGACTATGCTGATCAGGAGTACAGACCATAAGCTCACGAAGAAAAATAATGAAGACCATTGGTTTGTAAAACAGGGCTATTTTGACGCAGCGAAAAAAATGAAATTAGTTTCCGAAGCAGATTATGGCACGAATTTTTCAAAATTGAAATATGATGATACCCTCACAAGGGATGAAATGGCTGCTATGGTAGGCAATTTCCTTAAATATTTGGGATATACCAATTCTGTTGGTCAGAATTTCAACTTTTCGGATGCAAAAAACATCCAGCATAAAAAAGAATTAGGTATTGCTTTTTATTATTCCATACTAAGTGGTTATCCGGACCGTACCTTTAGACCTTCCGGGAAGGTTACCAGGGCGGAGGCAGCAGCAATAATTACTAAATTATTGAAATTAACAGGCGGATAA
- a CDS encoding DUF445 family protein translates to MNISEFLISPIAGSVIGYFTNWLAIKMLFRPHEEKRIFGMKVPFTPGLIPKEKNRIAKKVGETVGKHLLSEEALVKALVDEKVLESLRSITANAFYSLRNNEESLDTILTEILGDHKNSTIDSIENTLSQFIFSKISDQQVLDEITSLIMHPIKSILTRKVEDIPVENIIQSDFLQGDTFRQWIIGEIIELKDRIQNEERTMSEIIPDSWMIYVKEVIRDYFPGLVTLLIDYMNKPFIQQKLKQILLELIQANLGKLALMFVDADKIYDKTLRYIEESAQNEEKREEILKQINSFIDYVVEKPVKEWADKIQLAHHTSEIEDILNKVILYFTKEETLEKLKAMIKEYMSKQDLTVLTLITAIKPNIVQDMHQWIREYLENLIQKNEIFKKINLFISKEIKRSLEVPVSRWVKRIGKSLEEKIQDAVIKYYKLIITSKSSEIAALLDIPHIVEERIMDFETDYTEQIILSVVDRELKAITWLGGLLGFIIGFFPVLF, encoded by the coding sequence ATGAACATATCCGAATTTCTTATTAGCCCTATTGCAGGAAGTGTAATAGGGTATTTTACCAATTGGCTTGCGATTAAAATGCTTTTTCGCCCTCATGAAGAAAAAAGGATTTTTGGGATGAAAGTACCTTTTACTCCCGGGTTAATTCCCAAAGAAAAAAATAGAATAGCCAAAAAGGTGGGCGAAACTGTAGGAAAACATCTTCTTTCTGAAGAGGCTTTGGTAAAGGCATTGGTGGATGAAAAAGTTCTTGAAAGTTTAAGAAGTATAACAGCCAATGCTTTTTATAGTCTAAGAAATAATGAAGAAAGCCTGGATACCATTCTCACTGAAATTTTAGGAGATCATAAGAACAGTACCATAGACTCCATAGAAAATACTTTAAGTCAGTTTATCTTCAGTAAAATTAGCGATCAGCAAGTATTGGACGAAATAACTTCATTAATTATGCATCCTATTAAAAGTATTTTAACCAGAAAAGTGGAAGACATACCTGTAGAAAATATAATTCAGTCTGACTTTTTGCAGGGTGATACCTTTAGACAATGGATTATAGGCGAAATTATAGAACTAAAAGACAGAATTCAAAATGAAGAGCGTACCATGTCAGAAATCATCCCGGATTCATGGATGATCTATGTGAAAGAAGTTATAAGAGACTATTTTCCTGGTTTGGTTACTCTTCTCATAGACTATATGAATAAACCCTTTATACAGCAGAAATTAAAGCAGATTCTTTTGGAACTGATACAGGCGAATTTAGGGAAACTGGCACTTATGTTCGTAGATGCAGACAAAATATATGACAAGACGCTTCGATATATAGAAGAAAGCGCACAAAACGAAGAAAAACGAGAAGAAATTCTAAAGCAAATTAACAGTTTTATAGATTATGTCGTAGAAAAACCTGTAAAGGAATGGGCAGACAAAATTCAGCTGGCCCATCATACAAGCGAAATAGAGGATATACTCAATAAAGTAATCTTATATTTTACAAAAGAAGAAACACTGGAAAAACTTAAGGCAATGATTAAAGAATACATGAGTAAGCAGGATCTTACTGTACTTACTTTAATCACTGCAATTAAGCCTAATATAGTTCAGGATATGCATCAATGGATCAGAGAATATCTGGAAAACCTTATTCAAAAAAATGAGATTTTCAAAAAAATAAATCTTTTTATTTCAAAAGAAATAAAAAGATCCTTAGAGGTCCCTGTTTCTCGTTGGGTGAAAAGAATTGGAAAATCATTGGAGGAAAAGATACAAGATGCCGTTATAAAATATTACAAGCTAATCATTACGAGTAAATCCTCTGAAATCGCTGCCCTGCTGGACATTCCTCATATAGTTGAAGAAAGGATCATGGACTTCGAAACGGATTATACTGAACAGATCATTTTATCCGTTGTGGACAGAGAACTAAAAGCCATAACCTGGTTAGGAGGTCTTTTAGGCTTTATCATAGGATTTTTTCCGGTGTTGTTTTAA